One genomic segment of Hordeum vulgare subsp. vulgare chromosome 2H, MorexV3_pseudomolecules_assembly, whole genome shotgun sequence includes these proteins:
- the LOC123425688 gene encoding protein FAR1-RELATED SEQUENCE 5-like, whose translation MSSNSGGGAKEKGPQIAMPLVPPPLVQNSMPTDASDGPTTDLRLAQQSWPGHVVMLPCTSWPPHVSLSQPLNPAYPQQNGEAVADVVAADVLPVINSCDEKMLPEVNMLFDDENNAYEFYNIYAEKVGFFVRRSTLWTTSKNIITRRTFVCSREGFREKKKGAKESKSPRPETRIGCPASMTIRLTPNGKYRLTEFVPNHNHQLATASTIHLLKAKKIRRKARAVRENLVDDTVVTPEFENEDEAYEFYSMYAGKIGFNVRRASMTVNAENIITRRMFVCSKEGFREKKRGTNRVKKPRPETRTGCPACMVIRLASNGKYNVTEFVTFHNHGLGAAAASDLVMTSLTAGNYQDCGVDLYDESLDDCYGKQDLIKDDATSNCLEGRSWKRYKCKVPHYGDVGATLEYLQKMQHDNPSFFYAVKSDEDGNLTNFLWADSKSIMDFTHFGDVVCLDSGYAVQGYGRPIALFTGLNHHRQTVIFGTALLYDESFEAFRWLFDTFKMAMDSTHPKTLLTDRSAVISEAVAVSWPETAHRFCVWQIYQNALQQLNQAFHGSRTLEYNFKRCLFDCEDEAEFLMAWREMLKNHDLEDNQWLADLLAVKEKWALPYDREAFYADMKSVQQNDNLSSELKMYLSLEFDLLSFFMQFEKLLCDRRSAELQFDVSASQSTKKPPSMRILRQAANVYTPAAYRMFEREFELYMDCMLYNCGEMGTICEYRITVEDNPKDHFVKYDSLNSMSYCSCKRFEFVGIPCRHMLKVLDTRNIKDIPPQYILRRWRKDARSGSSNGGYAYSFDGDPQTKRHTLLCRIFSIAAARAATSAESFAYMESQSSILMGQVEQFLENNPPDIAALIGANCDRTQIPVENMITDGLHNHTNNFINGSADDSLTFPFTMGAGTLDYR comes from the exons ATGTCCAGCAACAGCGGCGGTGGTGCAAAGGAGAAGGGTCCCCAAATTGCAATGCCGCTTGTGCCACCTCCCTTAGTCCAGAATTCTATGCCTACTGATGCTTCAGATGGCCCCACCACTGATCTGAGATTAGCACAACAGTCCTGGCCTGGACATGTAGTCATGCTTCCATGCACATCTTGGCCTCCTCATGTGTCCTTATCTCAACCATTGAATCCTGCGTATCCACAACAAAATGGG GAAGCAGTGGCGGATGTGGTGGCAGCCGATGTTCTTCCTGTGATTAATAGCTGTGATGAGAAGATGTTGCCGGAAGTAAATATGCTATTTGATGACGAGAATAATGCTTATGAGTTCTACAATATTTATGCGGAGAAGGTGGGCTTCTTTGTTCGGAGATCAACACTCTGGACAACATCAAAGAACATCATAACTAGGAGGACATTTGTTTGCTCAAGAGAAGGTTTTCGGGAGAAGAAAAAGGGTGCCAAGGAATCAAAGAGCCCACGGCCTGAAACAAGAATTGGTTGCCCAGCAAGCATGACCATTAGGCTTACTCCCAATGGCAAGTACCGTTTGACAGAATTTGTACCGAACCATAACCATCAGTTGGCAACAGCTTCTACGATTCATCTGTTGAAAGCAAAGAAAATTAGGCGTAAAGCACGGGCTGTGAGAGAAAATCTGGTGGATGATACTGTGGTAACGCCAGAGTTTGAAAatgaagatgaagcatatgaattTTACAGCATGTATGCAGGGAAAATTGGATTTAACGTGAGAAGGGCAAGCATGACGGTAAATGCTGAAAACATTATCACTAGAAGGATGTTTGTTTGTTCAAAAGAAGGGTTCCGTGAGAAGAAAAGAGGAACAAATAGAGTAAAGAAGCCTCGTCCAGAGACACGCACTGGTTGCCCAGCGTGTATGGTCATCAGACTTGCATCTAACGGCAAGTATAATGTCACAGAGTTTGTCACCTTCCACAATCACGGTCTTGGCGCCGCAGCAGCTTCTGATCTCGTGATGACATCACTGACGGCTGGAAATTATCAAGATTGTGGAGTAGATTTGTATGATGAATCACTAGACGATTGTTATGGCAAGCAAGATCTTATCAAAGATGATGCCACTTCAAACTGTCTAGAAGGTAGAAGTTGGAAAAGGTACAAGTGTAAAGTTCCTCACTATGGTGATGTAGGTGCCACTCTGGAGTATCTACAAAAGATGCAACATGACAACCCTTCGTTCTTCTATGCAGTAAAATCTGATGAAGATGGGAACTTGACAAATTTTCTTTGGGCAGATTCCAAGTCCATCATGGATTTTACCCACTTTGGTGATGTAGTATGCCTTGATTCAGGGTATGCAGTGCAAGGCTATGGTAGGCCGATTGCTTTGTTTACAGGTCTGAATCATCATAGGCAAACTGTCATCTTTGGTACTGCATTACTTTATGATGAGAGCTTTGAAGCTTTCAGATGGCTATTTGATACTTTTAAGATGGCAATGGATAGTACCCATCCCAAGACATTGTTAACTGATAGATCGGCTGTGATAAGTGAAGCTGTTGCAGTAAGTTGGCCTGAGACAGCACACCGTTTTTGTGTTTGGCAAATTTACCAAAATGCTCTTCAACAGTTAAATCAAGCATTCCATGGGTCAAGAACTTTAGAATACAACTTCAAGAGATGCCTATTTGATTGTGAAGATGAGGCTGAGTTTTTGATGGCATGGAGAGAAATGTTGAAAAATCATGACCTAGAAGATAATCAATGGCTAGCAGATTTGCTTGCTGTTAAGGAGAAATGGGCATTACCATATGATCGTGAGGCATTTTACGCTGATATGAAAAGCGTCCAACAGAATGACAACTTGAGTAGTGAGCTTAAAATGTATTTATCCCTAGAGTTCGACCTTTTGAGTTTCTTCATGCAGTTTGAAAAATTATTATGTGATCGTCGGTCTGCAGAACTGCAATTTGATGTGAGTGCCAGTCAGAGCACaaagaagccaccttcgatgcgaATATTAAGGCAAGCTGCAAATGTGTATACACCTGCTGCCTATAGAATGTTTGAAAGGGAGTTTGAATTGTACATGGATTGCATGCTATATAACTGTGGCGAGATGGGCACAATTTGTGAGTATAGGATAACTGTCGAGGACAATCCAAAAGATCATTTTGTTAAGTATGATTCGCTCAATTCCATGTCATATTGTAGTTGCAAGAGGTTTGAGTTTGTAGGCATTCCATGTCGCCATATGCTGAAGGTACTTGACACTAGGAATATCAAGGACATTCCTCCTCAGTACATCTTGAGAAGGTGGAGGAAAGATGCCAGATCAGGATCTTCAAATGGTGGTTACGCATACTCTTTTGATGGTGACCCTCAGACAAAGCGTCACACTTTATTGTGTCGAATATTCAGTATAGCAGCGGCTAGAGCTGCAACCTCTGCTGAATCATTTGCGTACATGGAAAGCCAATCAAGCATACTTATGGGTCAAGTGGAACAATTTCTTGAAAACAACCCCCCTGACATAGCTGCTCTTATTGGTGCTAATTGTGACCGTACTCAAATTCCAGTTGAAAATATGATCACAGACGGTCTGCACAATCATACTAATAACTTTATCAATGGCTCTGCTGATG ATTCTCTAACCTTTCCCTTCACAATGGGTGCTGGTACGTTGGATTACCGCTAG